One stretch of Halobacillus litoralis DNA includes these proteins:
- a CDS encoding phytoene desaturase family protein, with the protein MIYDVGVVGAGFGGLAAAASLTKRGMKVAVFEASNELGGSAGKFERNGYRFQSGATLGMGFEDGGVLRRLFDQLEIDPPPMTLLDTIMDIHMPDRTIHYFRKRSRWYEEIQRVFPTQSAAIQSFYDEVYRVGAIVDRLTEELPVFPPRTLKDFMHVAPLVNKDALKLLPFMNKTVEDRLKKYGLHNNRLFLVFLNGELMDSVQTSVDYCPAFLGYAALQTFHKGAYAVHGGLAAVAERLASFIKDSGSDLYLRHPIHKVEKNGQHFEFHTKRDRVFRAHKVLLNNSVHNFHDTVSKDMGKQSYIKALKEEKRDSWGAFIIHGGVDGAVFEGEDAVYHQFDPQKPDDLHDGGAVFTVII; encoded by the coding sequence ATGATTTATGATGTTGGAGTTGTTGGTGCGGGTTTTGGTGGGCTGGCAGCTGCCGCTTCTCTCACCAAAAGAGGAATGAAGGTTGCCGTCTTTGAAGCCTCCAACGAACTTGGAGGTAGTGCGGGAAAATTTGAACGAAATGGATACCGTTTTCAGTCAGGGGCTACCCTCGGAATGGGGTTTGAAGATGGAGGGGTTCTCCGTCGACTCTTTGATCAGTTAGAAATCGATCCTCCTCCCATGACCTTGCTGGATACCATCATGGATATCCACATGCCGGATCGAACCATCCATTATTTCCGTAAGCGAAGCCGCTGGTATGAAGAAATTCAACGAGTGTTTCCAACACAATCCGCTGCTATACAATCGTTCTATGATGAAGTGTATAGAGTGGGGGCGATCGTAGATCGTTTAACGGAAGAACTTCCTGTATTTCCTCCACGAACCTTAAAAGATTTCATGCATGTCGCCCCTTTAGTAAACAAAGATGCTTTGAAGCTTCTCCCTTTCATGAACAAGACGGTAGAAGATCGGCTGAAAAAGTATGGCCTTCATAACAATCGTCTTTTCCTCGTGTTTTTGAATGGCGAGTTAATGGATAGTGTACAGACAAGCGTTGATTATTGCCCTGCGTTTCTGGGGTATGCCGCGTTACAAACATTCCATAAAGGCGCTTACGCTGTACATGGGGGGCTTGCGGCAGTTGCCGAACGTTTGGCATCTTTCATTAAGGATTCAGGGAGTGACCTTTATTTGCGGCATCCTATTCATAAAGTAGAGAAAAACGGCCAGCATTTCGAGTTTCATACGAAACGTGATCGAGTATTTCGAGCACATAAGGTTCTGCTGAACAATTCTGTTCACAACTTCCATGATACGGTATCAAAAGATATGGGTAAACAATCCTATATTAAAGCGTTAAAAGAAGAAAAAAGGGATTCATGGGGAGCGTTTATCATTCATGGAGGCGTGGACGGGGCAGTTTTTGAGGGAGAAGACGCCGTGTATCATCAGTTTGACCCGCAAAAACCGGACGACCTCCATGATGGGGGGGCAGTTTTTACTGTCATTATCTGA
- a CDS encoding ABC-F family ATP-binding cassette domain-containing protein, with protein sequence MSLLSVNQLSKSYGDKDLFDDLTFTISNQQRIGLIGVNGTGKSTLMKILAGLESGDSGEMDHAKDFTVEYLPQEPVLDENNTVLEQIYHGDAEIMVVMRAYEKVLLELAAHPEDPLVQERMLDLQQKMDEKGAWEANTVAKTVLSKLGIEFFDKKVSELSGGQKKRVAIAKALIQPADLLLLDEPTNHLDNETIEWLEEYLASYKGSLVVVTHDRYFLNRVTNLIYELDKSRLYIYEGNYETFLEKKAEREEWERQAEQKHQNTLRRELAWLKAGVKARTTKQKARKQRVEAMKEETFDTKKENVDMAIGSTRLGNQVIELEGITHSFGSKPLIDDLDYLVVPGERLGIIGPNGSGKTTLLNIMAERIQPDTGSVHIGSTVKIGYYTQDHGELDESLKVIEYIKEVAEVITTADGDEITAEQMLERFLFPRPQQWTYIKRLSGGERRRLYLLRVLMSEPNVLFLDEPTNDLDTETLSVLEDYLEQFPGVVITVSHDRYFMDRVVDRLLAFEGDGGVRKFYGNYTEYLEKRKDEKKVAQVSKKPSTQEDTRRANRKRKLSYREKQEWETIEDEIAALEEKVELLDEKLAAEATNYDRVQELSKEKDETESELEAKMERWEELSLIVEGVEDE encoded by the coding sequence ATGAGTTTACTATCAGTCAATCAATTGAGTAAAAGTTATGGAGATAAAGATCTTTTTGATGACCTTACTTTCACAATATCCAATCAACAGCGAATCGGCCTTATTGGAGTGAATGGTACGGGGAAATCCACACTTATGAAGATTCTCGCAGGCTTAGAGAGTGGAGATTCAGGAGAGATGGATCATGCGAAGGACTTTACCGTGGAATATTTGCCTCAGGAACCGGTATTAGATGAGAACAATACCGTTCTTGAACAAATCTATCATGGAGATGCGGAGATCATGGTCGTCATGAGAGCCTATGAAAAAGTTCTACTGGAGTTAGCAGCTCACCCCGAGGATCCGCTTGTCCAAGAACGTATGTTGGACCTTCAGCAGAAGATGGATGAGAAGGGGGCCTGGGAAGCCAACACGGTGGCCAAAACGGTTCTGTCCAAGTTGGGAATCGAGTTTTTTGACAAGAAAGTCAGCGAACTTTCCGGGGGACAGAAAAAAAGGGTCGCTATTGCGAAAGCTCTGATTCAGCCGGCTGACTTGCTTTTGCTCGATGAGCCTACAAACCATCTTGATAATGAAACCATCGAGTGGCTGGAAGAGTATCTAGCTTCCTATAAAGGATCACTCGTCGTCGTCACCCACGACAGGTACTTCTTGAATCGTGTGACGAATTTGATCTATGAGCTGGATAAAAGCCGCTTGTATATCTATGAAGGAAACTATGAAACATTCCTCGAGAAAAAAGCGGAAAGAGAAGAGTGGGAGCGTCAGGCAGAACAAAAACACCAAAATACACTCCGTAGAGAGCTTGCCTGGTTGAAAGCTGGTGTGAAAGCGAGAACCACAAAGCAAAAGGCTCGTAAACAACGTGTGGAGGCCATGAAGGAAGAAACCTTTGATACGAAGAAGGAAAACGTGGATATGGCGATCGGTTCCACGAGATTAGGAAATCAGGTCATAGAGTTAGAGGGAATCACCCACAGCTTTGGGAGTAAACCGCTCATCGATGATTTGGATTACCTTGTCGTGCCGGGAGAAAGACTCGGCATCATCGGTCCGAATGGGTCCGGAAAAACGACATTGCTTAATATCATGGCTGAGCGCATCCAACCGGATACCGGGAGTGTCCATATTGGTTCGACCGTGAAAATAGGCTATTATACGCAGGATCACGGAGAGCTTGATGAAAGTCTGAAAGTCATTGAATATATCAAAGAAGTAGCGGAAGTCATCACGACAGCCGATGGAGATGAAATTACAGCGGAACAGATGCTTGAGCGTTTCTTATTCCCACGCCCGCAGCAGTGGACGTATATTAAGCGTCTTTCTGGAGGAGAGCGCCGTCGTTTGTATTTGCTTAGAGTTCTAATGAGCGAACCGAATGTTCTGTTCTTAGACGAACCGACCAACGACCTCGACACGGAGACGCTGAGTGTGTTGGAAGACTATTTGGAACAGTTCCCAGGTGTCGTCATCACGGTTTCACACGACCGTTATTTCATGGATCGTGTCGTTGACCGCCTTTTAGCTTTTGAAGGAGATGGCGGCGTCCGGAAGTTTTACGGCAATTACACGGAATATCTTGAAAAGAGAAAAGATGAGAAGAAAGTGGCACAGGTAAGCAAAAAGCCTTCTACTCAGGAAGATACACGACGAGCAAATCGAAAGCGTAAGTTATCCTATCGAGAAAAGCAGGAGTGGGAAACGATTGAAGACGAAATCGCCGCTTTGGAGGAGAAGGTTGAGCTTCTTGATGAAAAACTCGCAGCAGAAGCGACGAACTATGATCGTGTCCAGGAACTTTCGAAGGAAAAAGATGAAACTGAATCTGAATTGGAAGCGAAAATGGAACGGTGGGAAGAGCTTTCCTTGATTGTTGAAGGGGTAGAAGATGAATGA
- the kynU gene encoding kynureninase, with protein MTKPLISREDIKALDQQDPLKPFKREFYQEGFYYMDGNSLGLLSKRSEETLSTSLNDWKKHAIGGWTEGEEPWFYMSEKIGALTAPLIGAKPKEVINTGSITSNIHQLLATFYKPEGKRTKILADELNFPSDIHAMKSQIKWHGLAPEEHLIRVQSEDGYTLSEDTIMKEMDEDIAVLLLPSVLYRSGQLLDIEKITKAAHEYGIIVGFDLAHSIGALPHRLNEWGVDFAVWCTYKYLNSGPGGVGGLYVNEKHLGKSPGLAGWFSSDKDKQFDMSHELTPAESAGAFQIGTPHVLSSAPLLGSLELFEEAGIQQIRNKSLKLTRLLMDLIHQELSGYGFKIGNPLNDERRGSHVCLIHDEAASICKALKQEAIIPDFRSPNVIRLAPIAFYTSYEDVYDVVLRLKDIMENDKQKQFKNERDTIA; from the coding sequence ATGACTAAACCTTTAATCTCAAGAGAAGATATAAAAGCATTGGACCAACAAGACCCGCTAAAACCATTCAAACGTGAATTTTACCAGGAAGGTTTTTATTATATGGATGGGAATTCCCTTGGTTTACTTTCGAAACGTTCTGAAGAAACCCTCTCCACCTCACTAAATGATTGGAAGAAACATGCCATCGGGGGATGGACGGAAGGAGAAGAACCGTGGTTTTACATGTCAGAGAAGATCGGGGCTCTGACCGCGCCTCTTATCGGTGCAAAACCGAAAGAAGTCATCAATACCGGTTCCATTACATCGAATATTCATCAGTTGCTGGCGACCTTTTATAAGCCGGAAGGAAAACGGACGAAAATCCTGGCTGATGAACTGAACTTTCCGTCTGACATTCACGCCATGAAGAGCCAAATCAAATGGCACGGGTTAGCTCCGGAAGAGCACTTGATCCGTGTGCAAAGCGAGGATGGCTACACGTTATCTGAAGATACCATTATGAAAGAAATGGACGAAGACATTGCTGTTCTTCTCCTGCCTTCCGTTTTATATCGTAGTGGTCAACTGCTCGATATTGAAAAAATAACAAAGGCGGCTCATGAATATGGGATCATTGTCGGCTTTGATCTTGCCCACTCGATCGGAGCCCTTCCTCACCGCTTGAACGAATGGGGCGTCGACTTTGCTGTCTGGTGTACGTATAAGTATTTGAATAGTGGGCCTGGCGGGGTTGGCGGGCTGTATGTGAATGAAAAGCATCTTGGAAAAAGCCCGGGACTTGCAGGTTGGTTCAGTTCAGATAAAGACAAGCAGTTCGACATGAGTCACGAACTAACTCCTGCAGAATCCGCAGGAGCTTTTCAAATCGGAACCCCTCATGTGCTCAGTTCAGCGCCTCTCCTAGGATCACTGGAACTTTTTGAAGAAGCAGGCATTCAACAGATTAGAAACAAATCATTGAAGCTCACTCGTTTACTAATGGATCTCATTCATCAGGAACTATCGGGGTACGGGTTCAAAATCGGCAACCCTTTGAATGATGAACGCCGAGGAAGTCATGTGTGTCTAATCCATGACGAGGCCGCAAGCATCTGTAAAGCTCTAAAACAAGAAGCCATCATTCCTGACTTCCGCTCACCAAACGTCATCCGCCTTGCCCCGATCGCTTTTTATACGTCTTACGAAGATGTGTATGACGTCGTATTACGCTTGAAAGACATCATGGAGAATGACAAACAAAAGCAGTTCAAAAATGAAAGAGACACCATCGCTTAA
- a CDS encoding BCCT family transporter, giving the protein MENKNTGRIDWPVFVISGGLLVLFVILALINIDLVEMIVSDSFAWSAKYFGAFWQVLMLATFFVGLYLAFSRYGKIRMGDMEKPEIGLYKWLSIIMATLLAGGGVFWAAAEPMWHFLTVPPSQSGGIEAGTEAAVNPALAQSFMHWGFLAWAILGTISAVVMMYGHYHKGMPMKPRTLLYPIFGEKLRHSWLGTIIDAFSVIAVAAGTIGPIGFLGLQASYGLQEIFGIPNQFSTQFSIIFAVVIISTISAVTGLYKGIQFLSSFNVRMAIALMAFIVIFGPGGFIIDHFLAGFGYYVDQFIPMSTYRGDEGWLSLWTVFFWGWFIGYGPMMAILVSRISRGRTIREIIIAVSVFAPVISTFWFTVLGGSGIFFELNNPGSVSNALNEAGNPAAMFAITEQFPLASIVSPLFLLLTILFVVTTSDSMSYTIAMAVTGEGNPQSWLRVFWAVLMGAIAVILLITGDSGITQLQNFIVVTAVPVSILLLPMIWLAPKVAKKMAIDQRITKK; this is encoded by the coding sequence ATGGAAAATAAGAACACAGGCCGTATTGACTGGCCGGTATTTGTAATAAGTGGAGGATTATTAGTCCTTTTCGTTATTCTTGCACTCATTAATATTGATTTGGTTGAAATGATCGTTAGCGATAGTTTCGCATGGTCAGCTAAGTACTTCGGTGCTTTTTGGCAAGTGCTTATGCTTGCTACATTCTTTGTTGGGTTATATTTAGCTTTTTCGCGATATGGAAAAATCAGAATGGGAGATATGGAGAAGCCTGAAATAGGATTATACAAATGGTTATCCATTATAATGGCCACTCTATTGGCCGGCGGAGGTGTTTTCTGGGCTGCCGCTGAACCAATGTGGCATTTCTTGACTGTGCCCCCATCACAGTCAGGTGGAATTGAAGCTGGAACAGAAGCAGCGGTTAACCCGGCATTGGCACAAAGCTTTATGCACTGGGGATTCCTTGCATGGGCCATTCTTGGTACGATCAGTGCGGTCGTTATGATGTATGGTCACTATCATAAAGGGATGCCAATGAAACCTAGAACGTTGCTTTATCCGATTTTTGGTGAAAAATTACGCCACAGCTGGTTAGGTACGATTATTGATGCCTTCTCCGTCATTGCTGTAGCGGCAGGAACAATCGGCCCAATCGGTTTCCTAGGTCTGCAAGCGAGTTACGGCCTTCAGGAAATCTTCGGTATTCCTAATCAGTTCAGCACACAGTTTTCCATTATTTTTGCCGTTGTTATCATCTCGACGATTTCAGCAGTTACTGGTTTGTATAAAGGTATCCAATTTTTAAGTAGCTTCAACGTCCGTATGGCCATTGCTTTAATGGCGTTCATCGTTATATTTGGACCTGGTGGTTTCATCATTGATCACTTCTTAGCAGGCTTCGGGTATTATGTGGATCAATTCATTCCGATGAGTACGTATCGAGGAGATGAAGGTTGGCTATCTCTATGGACTGTATTCTTCTGGGGATGGTTCATCGGGTATGGACCAATGATGGCGATCCTCGTCAGCCGTATCTCAAGAGGCCGGACAATCAGGGAGATCATCATTGCCGTATCTGTCTTTGCTCCTGTTATTTCTACGTTCTGGTTTACGGTGCTTGGCGGATCAGGAATCTTCTTTGAATTGAACAATCCTGGATCTGTATCCAACGCACTGAATGAAGCAGGGAACCCGGCAGCCATGTTTGCTATAACTGAACAGTTCCCGTTAGCAAGCATAGTTTCTCCATTGTTCTTGTTATTAACGATTCTTTTCGTCGTAACAACAAGTGACTCCATGTCCTACACGATTGCCATGGCGGTTACAGGAGAAGGAAACCCACAAAGCTGGCTTAGAGTGTTCTGGGCCGTATTGATGGGCGCGATCGCTGTGATTCTGTTAATCACAGGAGACAGTGGGATTACTCAGTTGCAAAACTTTATTGTTGTCACAGCCGTTCCAGTATCCATCCTTCTGCTGCCAATGATTTGGCTGGCACCGAAAGTAGCGAAGAAGATGGCTATTGACCAACGAATCACAAAAAAATAA
- the kynB gene encoding arylformamidase produces MMKFIDITMKLNNDTPPCPGDEPFEYKLTWSMEDTGSVNVGQFKGSNHIGTHVDAPYHYDSAGLKIADLPVDRFSGQALIVSVKDEPVITKKLLEDVDLSKVSKILFHTESWKDRTRFPDQYTVIGDDVGPFLKQQGIDLIGIDTPSVDPETSKELKGHHTLYQNDILILEGIDLSQVPQGIYELFAFPLKMEQADGSPVRAVLRSTDAC; encoded by the coding sequence ATGATGAAATTCATTGATATTACGATGAAACTGAACAATGATACGCCTCCCTGTCCAGGAGACGAGCCATTTGAATACAAACTGACCTGGTCCATGGAGGATACGGGATCGGTCAATGTCGGCCAATTCAAAGGGAGCAATCACATCGGGACCCACGTAGATGCCCCTTACCACTATGATTCGGCCGGCTTAAAAATTGCAGACCTTCCCGTCGATCGATTTTCCGGCCAGGCTCTAATTGTGTCCGTAAAAGATGAACCGGTTATCACTAAAAAGCTTTTGGAAGACGTAGATTTGAGTAAGGTAAGTAAAATTTTGTTCCATACGGAGAGTTGGAAAGACCGTACCCGCTTCCCTGATCAATACACAGTCATCGGTGATGACGTAGGCCCATTTTTAAAACAGCAGGGCATCGACCTCATCGGCATCGATACTCCTTCTGTGGATCCAGAAACGAGTAAAGAGTTAAAAGGACACCACACCCTGTATCAGAATGACATCTTGATTCTTGAAGGAATTGATCTTTCTCAAGTACCCCAAGGAATTTATGAGCTTTTTGCATTCCCACTAAAAATGGAACAAGCCGACGGCAGCCCCGTCCGTGCCGTCTTACGCAGCACTGATGCATGCTAG
- a CDS encoding NADP-dependent oxidoreductase translates to MKAIVIEQYGDREQLKEKDVERPVPNENQVIVELHATSINPIDWKLREGYLKEMLDFKFPIILGWDAAGIVAEVGSAVDNFKVGDRVFARPDTTRNGTYAEYTAVDEHLLAHLPENVSFEEAAAVPLAGLTAWQCLVDFGDIQEGDHVLIHAGSGGVGHYAIQIAKQKGAYVAATASGKNQEWVEKLGVDRFINYKEEDFSEVLSDYDIVLDTLGGEIQEKSFSVLKEGGRLPSIVQPPDEDLAAKHGVKAGFVWLEPSGEKLSKLASMMEEGDLVSVIGHRFDLSEEGLKEAHSVSETHHAKGKIVINIK, encoded by the coding sequence ATGAAGGCAATTGTTATTGAGCAATATGGAGATCGAGAGCAATTAAAAGAAAAAGACGTGGAGCGCCCGGTTCCAAATGAAAACCAGGTCATCGTGGAATTGCACGCTACATCCATCAACCCTATCGACTGGAAGCTTCGTGAAGGTTACTTGAAAGAGATGCTGGACTTTAAATTTCCTATCATTTTAGGGTGGGATGCTGCAGGAATCGTTGCGGAGGTTGGTTCCGCAGTAGATAACTTTAAGGTAGGCGATCGTGTTTTCGCTCGTCCGGATACAACGCGAAACGGAACGTATGCAGAGTACACAGCAGTGGATGAACATCTTTTAGCCCATCTTCCGGAGAATGTCTCTTTTGAAGAAGCGGCAGCGGTGCCACTGGCCGGTCTTACCGCTTGGCAATGCTTAGTGGATTTTGGTGACATTCAAGAGGGAGACCATGTACTCATCCACGCAGGATCAGGAGGCGTTGGCCACTATGCCATTCAAATTGCGAAGCAAAAAGGGGCATATGTAGCAGCGACAGCAAGCGGAAAGAATCAGGAGTGGGTAGAAAAACTGGGTGTCGATCGTTTTATTAATTATAAAGAAGAGGACTTCTCAGAAGTATTGAGTGATTACGATATTGTCCTCGATACCCTCGGTGGAGAAATTCAGGAAAAAAGCTTTTCTGTCCTGAAAGAAGGAGGCCGTCTTCCATCCATTGTCCAGCCGCCTGATGAAGACCTCGCTGCCAAACATGGAGTGAAAGCAGGATTTGTCTGGCTTGAGCCGAGCGGAGAGAAATTGTCCAAACTTGCTTCCATGATGGAAGAAGGAGATTTAGTATCCGTCATCGGACACCGCTTTGACCTTAGTGAGGAAGGTTTAAAAGAAGCCCATAGCGTAAGCGAAACCCACCATGCCAAAGGAAAAATCGTTATCAACATTAAGTAG